One genomic window of Acetobacter sp. includes the following:
- a CDS encoding GNAT family N-acetyltransferase, with translation MSLHILRTARLTLTPVSWRDMEDIARLKADGGAFAMMLGGVRNRQQAEAEMVSDITFWAKHGTGMFAIRENDKLIGITGVHERPDKRGVALRFAIYPWAAGRGLAREAAAAALRHAHAAGFPRVVAVARDSNIASRKVLGGIGMRVCENFMRGGHDMLVFESVVGKAGLASPHEL, from the coding sequence ATGAGCCTCCATATCCTCCGCACAGCCCGCCTCACACTGACGCCAGTATCCTGGCGGGACATGGAGGACATTGCACGTCTCAAGGCGGATGGCGGCGCATTCGCCATGATGCTTGGCGGCGTTCGGAACCGCCAGCAGGCTGAAGCGGAGATGGTGTCCGACATCACCTTCTGGGCAAAACACGGTACGGGCATGTTTGCCATTCGCGAGAATGACAAACTGATCGGCATTACCGGCGTGCATGAACGGCCTGACAAACGTGGCGTCGCCCTCAGGTTCGCCATCTATCCGTGGGCCGCGGGAAGAGGTCTTGCCCGGGAAGCGGCGGCGGCGGCGCTCCGCCATGCCCACGCAGCAGGGTTTCCCCGTGTGGTGGCTGTCGCCCGAGACAGTAATATTGCCTCCCGCAAGGTGCTCGGAGGCATTGGCATGCGGGTGTGTGAGAATTTCATGCGTGGTGGACACGACATGCTGGTGTTCGAAAGTGTGGTAGGTAAAGCGGGTCTTGCGTCACCGCACGAACTGTAA
- the ettA gene encoding energy-dependent translational throttle protein EttA encodes MAPYQYVYVMKDLTKSYPGGREVFKGITLSFMPGAKIGVLGVNGAGKSTLLKIMAGIDKEYGGEAWAAEGVRVGYLEQEPKLDPNLTVGENAAQGFGDLKKAVDRFNEISARFAEPMDEDEMTALLAEQADLQEKIDAGDGWELDRKLEIALDALRCPPADSPVEKLSGGERRRVALCRLLLEKPDLLLLDEPTNHLDAESVAWLEKTLRDYEGTVMVITHDRYFLDNVTNWILEVERGRGYPFEGNYSSWLEQKRKRLAQEEKEESGRQRALAAEQEWISSSPKARQAKSKARITKYEELLAKSNEKATGTADIVITPGPRLGNVVIEAEDLCKGFGDHLLIDKLNFKLPPGGIVGVIGPNGAGKSTLFKMITGQEQPDSGKLTVGETVELGYVDQSRDSLDDNKTVWEEISGGTDVIYLGKRAVASRAYVGAFNFKGADQQKKVGILSGGERNRVHLAKMLRKESNVILLDEPTNDLDVDTLRALEDALAEYPGCAVIISHDRWFLDRLATHILAFEGDSHVEWFEGNFQAYEEDKKRRLGDASVEPSRIKYRPLAR; translated from the coding sequence ATGGCGCCATATCAATATGTCTATGTGATGAAGGATCTGACCAAGTCCTATCCGGGCGGTCGCGAAGTCTTCAAGGGCATCACGCTCTCTTTCATGCCGGGCGCCAAGATCGGTGTCCTCGGTGTCAACGGCGCCGGTAAATCGACCCTGCTCAAGATCATGGCCGGGATCGACAAGGAATATGGCGGCGAGGCGTGGGCCGCTGAGGGCGTGCGGGTTGGCTACCTTGAGCAGGAGCCGAAGCTCGATCCGAACCTGACGGTTGGCGAGAACGCGGCGCAGGGTTTTGGCGACCTGAAGAAGGCGGTGGACCGTTTCAATGAAATTTCCGCCCGGTTCGCCGAACCGATGGACGAGGACGAAATGACCGCGCTCCTCGCCGAGCAGGCCGATCTTCAGGAGAAGATCGACGCGGGCGATGGCTGGGAACTCGATCGCAAGCTGGAAATCGCCCTCGACGCGCTGCGCTGCCCGCCCGCCGACAGCCCGGTCGAAAAACTCTCCGGCGGTGAGCGCCGTCGCGTCGCGCTGTGCCGTCTGCTGCTGGAAAAGCCGGACCTGCTGCTGCTTGACGAACCAACCAACCATCTCGACGCCGAGAGCGTGGCCTGGCTCGAAAAGACCCTGCGTGATTACGAGGGCACCGTCATGGTCATCACCCATGACCGTTACTTCCTCGACAACGTGACCAACTGGATTCTTGAGGTCGAGCGTGGTCGTGGCTATCCGTTCGAAGGCAACTATTCTTCCTGGCTGGAGCAGAAGCGCAAGCGTCTGGCGCAGGAAGAGAAGGAGGAGAGCGGCCGTCAGCGCGCTCTTGCCGCAGAGCAGGAGTGGATCAGTTCCAGCCCGAAGGCGCGTCAGGCGAAGAGCAAGGCCCGTATCACCAAATACGAAGAACTGCTGGCCAAGAGCAATGAAAAGGCCACAGGCACGGCGGACATCGTCATCACACCGGGTCCCCGTCTGGGCAATGTCGTGATCGAGGCCGAAGACCTGTGCAAAGGCTTCGGTGACCATCTGCTGATCGACAAGCTGAACTTCAAGCTGCCGCCGGGCGGTATCGTCGGCGTGATCGGACCGAACGGCGCGGGTAAGTCCACGTTGTTCAAGATGATCACCGGACAGGAGCAGCCGGACAGCGGCAAGCTGACCGTTGGTGAGACCGTCGAACTCGGTTATGTTGATCAGTCCCGCGACAGTCTCGACGACAACAAGACCGTCTGGGAAGAGATTTCAGGCGGCACGGACGTCATTTATCTCGGCAAGCGTGCGGTTGCATCCCGTGCCTATGTCGGCGCTTTCAACTTCAAGGGTGCGGACCAGCAGAAGAAAGTCGGCATCCTGTCCGGTGGTGAGCGCAACCGCGTCCACCTTGCGAAGATGCTTCGCAAGGAAAGCAACGTCATCCTGCTTGACGAACCAACCAATGATCTTGACGTCGATACGCTGCGCGCGTTGGAAGACGCGCTGGCCGAGTATCCGGGCTGCGCCGTGATCATCTCCCATGATCGCTGGTTCCTTGACCGTCTCGCCACGCATATCCTCGCCTTTGAGGGCGACAGCCATGTCGAATGGTTCGAGGGCAACTTCCAGGCTTACGAGGAAGACAAGAAGCGTCGTCTGGGTGACGCCTCGGTTGAGCCGAGCCGCATCAAGTATCGTCCTCTGGCGCGATAA
- the ppa gene encoding inorganic diphosphatase, whose translation MDVSKLSPGKDVPNDINVVIEIPQGSSVKYEIDKESGALFVDRFLFTPMAYPAAYGFIPNTLAADGDPADAMVLTPRAVVPGSVIRARPIGVLLMEDEAGQDEKILCVPHDKIHPQFSKVEKIEDLPEILIQEIEHFFTRYKDLEKGKWVKVTGWGDKARAGEIIKASLEAAKK comes from the coding sequence ATGGACGTCTCAAAACTTTCTCCCGGCAAGGACGTGCCGAACGACATCAATGTCGTGATCGAGATTCCGCAGGGGTCTTCGGTCAAATATGAGATCGACAAGGAAAGCGGCGCGTTGTTCGTGGACCGTTTCCTGTTTACGCCGATGGCCTACCCGGCAGCCTATGGCTTCATTCCCAACACGCTGGCCGCTGACGGTGATCCGGCCGACGCCATGGTTCTCACGCCGCGCGCTGTGGTTCCGGGCAGCGTGATCCGTGCCCGTCCGATCGGTGTGCTGCTGATGGAGGACGAGGCCGGTCAGGACGAGAAGATCCTGTGCGTGCCGCACGACAAGATCCACCCGCAGTTCTCCAAGGTCGAGAAGATCGAAGACCTGCCCGAGATACTGATTCAGGAAATCGAGCACTTCTTCACGCGCTACAAAGATCTGGAGAAGGGCAAGTGGGTGAAGGTCACGGGTTGGGGCGACAAGGCCCGCGC